GCCACGGGTACATGGACATGGGCACAGAGACAGCCATGGGTACATGGGCATGGGCATGGAGACAGCCATGGGCACGTGGGCACAGAGACAGCCACAGGTACATGGGCATGGAGACAGCCATGGGCACACGGGCATGGGCACAGAGACAGCCATGGGCACATGGGCACatgggcagagagctgccaaCCATGAGGATGTGGGCATGGGGCAGGGtgggaggagctgctgtggcctTCAGCCTGCCGaggccttggcacaggctgcccaggcaggtggagaTGCCACACCCTGGCACCGTGCCAGGGCaccttggactgggtgaccttgagAGGTCCTTCTGACGCAACCCACTCCATGGCTCCAGGACCTTGGAAAGGCTTCCCAAGCCCATCCCATGGCTCCATCACCTTGGAAGGTGGCTCCACCCCAACCCATcccatggctccagcaccttggaAGGTggctccaacccaacccatcccatggctccagcaccttggaAGGTGCCtccatcccaacccatcccatggCTCCATGACCTTGGAAGGTGGctccaagccaacccattccatgactccatcacctctgaaGGCCTTCCCAACCCCTTCCatgccctttggaggtgcctCCAAGCCAACCATGCccaccagaggtcccttccaccccaagccCCCTCCCGTGGCTccaggagctctggaggtgtccccagcccctccccaggtcCTACCTCATGCTTGATGGACCTGGCTCCGTAGTGCAGGTTGTAGCCATCTGCCAGCAcgtccatcacctccctgtcccacaGCAGGGTGATGTTGTGCCTCGCCTTGGCCTGggcaaggagggggaggaagaggaggaaggctcagggctgccttccaacccttcctccctgcagggctgaggaCTTGAGAAGCTCCAGCATGGAGCAGCTCCACTGGAGCcaagcccagcacagcagcaaccacctcagcagctccctgcccccctcaGCAGGGTTGGCaccacctcagcagctccctgcccccctcaGCAGGGTTGGCaccacctcagcagctccctgcccccctcaGCAGGGTTGGCaccacctcagcagctccctgctcccctcagcAGGGTTGGCACCACCTCAGCggctccctgctcccctcagcAGGGTTGGCACCACCTCAGCggctccctgctcccctcagcAGGGTTGGCaccacctcagcagctccctgctcccctcagcAGGGTTGGCaccacctcagcagctccctgcccccctcaGCAGGGTTGGCaccacctcagcagctccctgctcccctcagcAGGGTTGGCACCACCTCAGCAGCCCCCTCCAGAGGTTGTGCCTGGCAGGCAGGGTGCCCtgaggaggcagctggaggcGTGGCGGGGCTGTGCCCGcggaggtgccagggcaggctcctaCCTTCTTGGCCCAGAAGCTGAGCTCCTTCtggaccagctgcagcagctccgcgtggcagaagggcaggaagTAAACAACCTCATTGATCCTGCCCAGGAACTCATCCCGCCTGAAGTGCGCCTGGCAGCCGCAGCCGGCAAGCAGgggacgaggaggaggaggaggaggagagggaagaggaagagggaagaggaagaggagaatgaggacaagaaagaggaggaagagaaggaggagaagagaaggagaaggaagaagaggaggaggaggaggaggaggagagggaagaggaagaggagaatgagaaggaggaggagaaggatgaggaagaagagaatgaggagaagagaaggagaaggaagaagaggaggaggaggaggaggaggaggaggaggaggagaaagaagaggaagaggagaacaagaaagaggagaaggaggaagtggagatggaggaagaagaggaaaaggaggaagaagaggaaaaggaggaagaagaggaaaaggaggaagggaggacaaggaagaggaggaggaggaggaggaggaggatgtcagctggggagagggacagCAGAAGGCTCCTCGAGggtccccagagcctcctcagaCCCCTCAGAGCCTCcccagacccctccagagcctcctcagacccctcagagcctcctcagacccctcagagcctcctcagacccctccagagcctCCCCAGACCCTCCAGAGTCTCCTcagacccctccagagcctcctcATACCCCTCAGAGCCTCcccagacccctccagagcctcctcATACCCCTCCAGAGCCTCCCCAGACCCTCCAGAGCCTCCTCATACCCCTCAGAGCCTCcccagacccctccagagcctcctcatacccctcagagcctcctcatACCCCTCCAGAGCCTCCCCAGGCCCCTCCAGAGCCTCCCCAGACCCCTCAGAGCCTCCCCAGAGCCTACCTTCAGCAGGGGCCTGATGACCTTCTCCTTGAAGTGCCTCGACAGAGTCACCTCCTGGGCACCAGCAGCGCCTgcgggcacaggcacaggcacaggcacaggcacaggctggcaccGGCACCGCCCGCGGCAGGGGGCACCTGGCACCGGAGGGTGCCCGCAGAGGGTGGGTGTGcaggtgccaggggcagggtgggtgtgctggtgccaggggcagggtgggtgtgctggtgccaggggcaggggctgtgctagtgcccaggggcagggtgggtgtgctggtgccaggggcaggggctgtgctggtgccaggggcagggtgggtgtgctggtgcccaggggcaggggctgtgctggtgccaggggcaggggctgtgctggtgccaggggcagggtgggtgtgctggtgcccaggggcaggggctgtgcaggtgccaggggcagggtgggtgtgctggtgccaggggcagggtgggtgtgctggtgccaggggcaggggctgtgcaggtgccaggggcaggggctgtgctggtgcccagggtCAGGGTGGGTGTgctggtgccaggggcaggggctgtgctggtgccaggggcaggggctgtgcaggtgccaggggcaggggctgtgctggtgcccaggggcagggtgggtgtgctggtgccaggggcaggggctgtgttggtgccaggggcaggggctgtgcaggtgccaggggcaggggctgtgctggtgcccaggggcagggtgggtgtgttggtgccaggggcagggtgggtgtgcaggtgccaggggcaggggctgtgctggtgccaggggcagggtgggtgtgctggtgcccaggggcaggggctgtgcaggtgccaggggcagggtgggtgtgctggtgccaggggcagggtgggtgtgctggtgccaggggcagggtgggtgtgctggtgccaggggcaggggctgtgcaggtgccaggggcaggggctgtgctggtgcccagggtCAGGGTGGGTGTgctggtgccaggggcaggggctgtgctggtgccaggggcaggggctgtgcaggtgccaggggcaggggctgtgctggtgcccaggggcagggtgggtgtgctggtgccaggggcaggggctgtgttggtgccaggggcaggggctgtgctggtgcccaggggcagggtgggtgtgctggtgccaggggcaggggctgtgttggtgccaggggcaggggctgtgcaggtgccaggggcaggggctgtgctggtgccaggggcaggggctgtgctggtgccaggggCAGTACCTGGGTCGCCTGccccccagggctggcacagctgctgggccTCCTGGCGCAGCTGCAGGGCATGCTGGGCGATCTCCTCGCTGCCCACGTTGGAGGTCATGATGAAGATGGCATCTCTGCAGTCGATGGTCTTGCCCTTCCCGTctgtcagcctgccctggggcacaggaGGGCCGTGCCAGGGGACCGTGGGCACGgccagggcacagggctggggggcaggagctcAGCGGCTCTGACCAgggcccagcacagcagcaactacctcagcagctccctgccccctcagcaggGTTGGCaccacctcagcagctccctgccccctcagcaggGTTGGCACCACCTCAGCCAACCCTGGAGGGGGTTGGGGGactgagaggagctgcaggggggactggggcagcagagggagaTGCCCATTTCATGCCCACTGGAAGGAGTGGGCttggggcagcagctgagggagatgccCACTTCATGCCCACTGGAAGGAGTGGGCTTGGGGCAGCcaggagaggctgggcaggagctgagggagatgcCCACTTCATGCCCACCACCCCCAAGGCCCTTTCccatgcccagccctgcccagagcccctcagcagctctctgggggctcctgcagcagcctctgaggaAGATGCCCCCGGGCAAGGAGGGcaaagggaggaaggagctgaagtTGCCTTGCTCAGGGCCGTGCCCTGCCTCCGGGCAGTGCGCGGGCTGGCACCCTGCCTGGCAGGCCCTGTGCCCAGTACCTCGTCGAAGAGCTGCAGCATGATGGTGAGGACGTCAGGGTGAGCCTTGTCCACCTCGTCGAAGAGCACCACGGCGCTGGGGCACTGCCGCAGCCTGGCAGTCAGCTGCCCGCCCTCCTCGTGCCCCACGTAGCCTGGCGGGGAGCCAATGAACTTGGCCACCTGcgggcacagcacagggcacaagGAGCGAGGGCAGCGAGCCCCTGGCATCAGCCCAGACTCTTCAAACAGACCCCCCCCAGAagtgtgccagcagggcagctgtgcccctgGCATGGAGATATCCCACTCAGGAGATGCCACCCCCAGAagtgtgccagcagggcagctgtgcccctgGCATGGGGACAGCACACTCAGGAGATGCCACTCCCCAGAagtgtgccagcagggcagctgtgcccctgGCATGGGGATATCCCACTCAGGAGATGCCACCCCCCAGAagtgtgccagcagggcagctgtgcccctgGCATGGGGATATCCCACTCAGGAGGTGCCACCCCCCAGAagtgtgccagcagggcagctgtgcccctgGCATGGGGATATCCCACTCAGGAGATGCCACCCCCCAGAagtgtgccagcagggcagctgtgcccctgGCATGGGGATATCCCACTCAGGAGATGCCACCCCCTAGAagtgtgccagcagggcagctgtgcccctgGCATGGGGACAGCACACTCAGGAGATGCCACCCCCAGAAGTGTGCCAacagggcagctgtgcccctgGCATGGGGATATCCCACTCAGGAGGTGCCACCCCCCAGAagtgtgccagcagggcagctgtgcccctgGCATGGGGATATCCCACTCAGGAGATGCCACCCCCAGAAGTGTGCCAacagggcagctgtgcccctgGCATGGGGATAACCCACTCAGGAGATGCCACCCCCCAGAagtgtgccagcagggcagctgtgcccctgGCATGGGGATATCCCACTCAGGAGGTGCCACTCCCCAGAAgtggtgccagcagggcagcgAGCCCCTGGCATGGGGATATCCCACTCAGGAGGTGCCACTCCCCAGAAgtggtgccagcagggcagctgtgcccctgGCATGGGGATATCCCACTCAAGAGGTGCCACCCCCCAGAagtgtgccagcagggcagctgtgcccctgGCATGGGGATATTCCACTCAGGACGTGCCACTCCCCAGAAgtggtgccagcagggcagctgtgcccctgGCATGGAGATATCCCACTCAGGAGATGCCACCCCCCAGAagtgtgccagcagggcaggtgccCCTGGCATGGGGATATCCCACTCAGGAGATGCCACTCCCCAGAagtgtgccagcagggcaggtgtgCCCCTGGCATGGAGATATCCCACTCAGGAGATGCCACCCCCAGAagtgtgccagcagggcagctgtgcccctgGCATGGGGATATCCCACTCAGGAGATGCCACTCCCCAGAagtgtgccagcagggcagctgtgcccctgGCATGGGGATATCCCACTCAGGAGGTGCCACCCCCCCAGAagtgtgccagcagggcaggtgtgCCCCTGGCATGGGGATATCCCACTCAGGAGATGCCACTCCCCAGAagtgtgccagcagggcaggtgagctccctgctgagcctggggctggcccacctggctgcaggctggcactgggtgccCATGAAAGTACCTTCAACCCAACCCCTGctggttgatctcttctgccaaggcacaaatgctgtgcccagaggagatgggctcaggctgtgccagggcaggtggagcttgGCCCTGAGGAGCACTTTGTGCATCTTGAGGGTTGtgccaggcctgtgccaggctgcccagggcagtggtggagtgggcatggctggaggggctggcaaggggcagagctgtggtgctgaggccgtgggtggtggtgctggggcagggtttgggctccatcccctcccaggcctgcttccaccccagcccttctgccagGGCGTGCCCAGGCTCGGGGCTGGTGCCCTCTGGGGGCCTCCTGCTCACCTCATGCCTCTCCTGGAACTCAGACATGTCCAACCTGATGAAGCCCTGCCAGAGAGGGAaaagccttcagcagcttcccacCGACCTCCTCCTCGCCCGGGCACCCCTGGGCACTCCCTGGGCActccctgggggctgcaggagcctgaGCTCGGCGGCTCCTGGGCACAGTCAGCACCACAGCACTCAAACGtgctctgaggaagaggagggtgaaGGGCAGCATCCAGGGCAGAGGTGGTTGGGGGTGAGCTGggtctggtgtgggcagcaggagcagggcagggatggtgcccctgggctggcactggggaggccacagctggcaggctgggggcagggctgggcacagcagtggcaggagcagctggaggggctggggcagggcacagagcagggcagcagagctgggcaagggtgtggaggagcaggaggaggctgtgcaggagctgtgaggagcagctgagggagctggggcagggctgaggctgcagcagaggaggctgagggcagcccttgtggggctctgcagctccctggcacccctggctgtggccaagcagtgccctgctgctgcctctgctgctcctcagcaccagcctcagccttctgctgcctggcagcagcctggagccagctggggccaagctctgtgctgagggctgtgcccagaggagatgggctcaggctgtgccagggcaggtggaggcTGTGCCTAAGGAGCACTTTGTGGCCCTGGAGGCTtgcccaggcctgtgccaggctgcccagggcagtggtgcagcggccatggctggaggggctggcaaggggcagagctgtggtgctgaggccgtgggtgggtggtgctgggcagggctggggcagggcacccaggctgGTGCCAGAGGCCCCTGGGGCAGTTGTGCCTCACCTTCTTGATGTCCTTGTGCAGGTACTTGGCTGTCTGCTTGGCCAGCTCGGTCTTGCCTGGGGAGGGAACACTCCTGTcagatcccagcagcagctcacaggatcccagcactgcaggcagcagatcccagcactgcaggcagcagatcccagcactgtgagcagatcccagcactgcaggcagcagatcccagcactgcaggcagcagatcccagcactgcaggcagcagatcccagcactgcagcagcagatcccagcactgcaggcagcagatcccagcagcagcttcacccCCAAGAGCTCTGGTGGGAAGGGCCTCGTGGGATGGATtttggctgtgctgctcctggcacagcagctctggggatcagcagtggctgccctgtgccagctgtcCCAGGCCAAGCTTGGGcaaggaggccttgagcagcctgagcttgtGGAGGGTGGCCCTGGCATGGCCTGGATGAtcactgaggtctcttccaacccaacccaacctgacccaacccaactcaacctaACCCAACCCAACCTGACTCAACTCAACCTAACCCAACCCGGCCTAACCAAACCtgacccaacccaacccaacctgacccaacccaactcaacctaACCCAACTCAACCTAACCCAACCCAATCTGACTCAACCCAACCTCACCCAACCCAACACAACCTGACCCAATCTATCCTAACCCAACCCAATCTAAACCAACCCAAGCTAAACCAATCCAACCTAACCTGACCCAACTCAACTCAAcctaacccaacccaacccaacctgaCTCAACTCAACCTAACCCAACCCAATCTGACTCAACCTAACCCAACCCAACCTgacccaacccaactcaacctaACCCAACTCAACCTAACCCAACCCAATCTGACTCAACCTAACCCAACCCAACCTGACCCAACCCAACACAACCTGACCCAATCTATCCTAACCCAACCCAATCTAAAccaacccaacctaaaccaatccAACCTAACCTGACCCAACTCAACTCAACCTAACCCAACCCAACCTGACCCAACCCAACACAACCTGACCCAATCTATCCTAACCCAACCCAATCTAAACCAACCCAAGCTAAACCAATCCAACCTAACCTGACCCAACTCAACTCAACCTAACCCAACCCAACCTGACTCAACTCAACCTAACCCAACCCGACCTAACCAAACCTGACCCAACCCAACCTgacccaacccaactcaacctaACCCAACACAACCTAACCCAACCCAATCTGACTCAACCTAACCCAACTCAACCTAACCCAACCCAATCTGACTCAACCTAACCCAACACAACCTGACCCAATCTATCCTAACCCAACCCAATCTAAAccaacccaacctaaaccaatccAACCTAACCTGACCCAACTCAACTCAACCTAACCCAACTCAACCTGACTCAACCCAAGCtgacccaacctaaaccaacccACCCTAACCTgacccaacccaactcaacctaACCCAACTCAACCTGACTCAACCCAAGCtgacccaacctaaaccaacccACCCTAACCTgacccaacccaactcaacctaACCCAACTCAACCTGACTCAACCCAAGCtgacccaacctaaaccaacccACCCTAACCTGACCCAACTCAACTCAacctaacccaacccattctatgatcactgaggttggctgaggcctcGTGAGGAGCAACTCAACCTTCTCTGAGAGCTTCTCCACCCTATCAGCACCCAACTGTGTGCCCAGATGATGCCAAGAAGAGGAAGACCAGTGGGTGGCCTTCGTCCTGCCATGCCATAGATCAGGAACTGGgtcaccagctgggagggcaacacTGGGAAGTGCTGTGGGGTTGATGCTGAAGCCTTGTGAGGAGCAACCCAGGAGCAACTCAACCTCtgtgagctcctccagcccagctcaagCCTTTACCTATTCCAGAGGATCCCAGGAAGAGGAAGACCAATGGATGCTCTTCATCATACCAACCATTCTCCTTCCTCCGAATGGCTGCgttgggaggagaggggaacacaactcagcagcaggaggaggtgttggggaggaggaggagggggaggaggaggaggtggaggggtagggggaaagaaggacgaggtggtggagatggaagaggagatgatggtgggtgaggaggaggaataggtgggtgaggaggaggaagaggtgggtgaggagaaggaagaggtgggtgaggagaaggaagaggtgggtgaggaggaggaagaggtgggtgaggaggaatag
The sequence above is a segment of the Pogoniulus pusillus isolate bPogPus1 unplaced genomic scaffold, bPogPus1.pri scaffold_207_arrow_ctg1, whole genome shotgun sequence genome. Coding sequences within it:
- the LOC135174010 gene encoding mitochondrial disaggregase-like, whose translation is IATVGAAIRRKENGWYDEEHPLVFLFLGSSGIGKTELAKQTAKYLHKDIKKGFIRLDMSEFQERHEVAKFIGSPPGYVGHEEGGQLTARLRQCPSAVVLFDEVDKAHPDVLTIMLQLFDEGRLTDGKGKTIDCRDAIFIMTSNVGSEEIAQHALQLRQEAQQLCQPWGAGDPGAAGAQEVTLSRHFKEKVIRPLLKAHFRRDEFLGRINEVVYFLPFCHAELLQLVQKELSFWAKKAKARHNITLLWDREVMDVLADGYNLHYGARSIKHEVERRVVNQLAAAYEQELLPKGCTLRITVEDSDKQLLKSPERAEGGPGAKVPTLRLELVEQGSRSRRLEIRAPLSPDSLSHFL